One Glycine soja cultivar W05 chromosome 2, ASM419377v2, whole genome shotgun sequence genomic region harbors:
- the LOC114387173 gene encoding heparanase-like protein 2, whose product MNVKTTICCVLLLLFSTSSAKDVDLRVKGVTSIATTDENFICATLDWWPPNKCDYNDCPWGNAGILNLDLYNDIFLNAVKAFNPLRIRLGGSLEDWLVYQFGKQRECPLFQKKNDGLFGFSKGCLPKKKWDEINHFFNKTGVKLTFGLNALSGKKPSKEDKKNWKGDWDPTNAIDLMEYTISKGYNIDSYELGNELCADGVSARIDSVQYAKDITQLRKTVNLLYQDANTRPKVLGPAGFYGKEWFDSFLQNVGHGVVDGVTHHIYNLGSGNDKDLINKIQDPYYLSQVAQTFKDVSDAVKEFEPSSGPWVGESGGAYNSGGKDVSNTFVNGFWYLDQLGMTSTFNHKVYCRQALVGGNYGLLDTTTFIPNPDYYGALLWHRLMGSKVLSVSHEGSPYLRAYVHCSKTESGIAVLLINMSNSTTFEVSLLNDMNLYPEVVFKNTQREEYHLTPKDGNIQSKVVLLNGTPLVLTQSLHIPEMKPKLVDPSSPVKVKHDSIVFVHSKSFNAPACM is encoded by the exons ATGAATGTGAAAACAACCATATGTTGTGTTCtccttttattattttccaCATCTTCAGCTAAAGATGTGGACCTTAGAGTGAAAGGGGTGACAAGCATTGCTACCACAGATGAAAACTTTATCTGTGCGACTCTAGATTGGTGGCCTCCTAACAAGTGTGACTACAACGATTGTCCTTGGGGAAATGCAGGCATTCTCAAtctg GACTTGTATAATGATATTTTCTTAAATGCCGTCAAGG CATTTAATCCCTTGAGGATCAGACTAGGAGGTTCACTCGAAGATTGGCTTGTTTACCAATTTGGGAAACAACGGGAATGCCccctttttcaaaagaaaaatgatggtCTCTTTGGTTTCAGCAAAGGCTGCCTTCCCAAGAAGAAATGGGATGAAATAAATCACTTTTTCAACAAAACTGG GGTGAAACTCACTTTTGGATTAAATGCTCTGTCTGGAAAGAAACCTTCCAAGGAGGACAAGAAGAACTGGAAAGGAGACTGGGATCCAACAAATGCCATAGATCTCATGGAGTACACAATTTCGAAAGGATACAATATAGATTCATATGAATTAG GAAATGAGTTATGCGCTGATGGGGTAAGTGCCAGAATAGACAGTGTTCAATATGCTAAAGACATCACTCAGCTCAGAAAAACAGTTAATCTACTATACCAAGATGCAAATACAAGGCCAAAGGTACTAGGCCCTGCTGGTTTCTATGGTAAGGAATGGTTTGATAGCTTCTTACAGAATGTTGGACACGGTGTGGTTGATGGAGTAACTCACCACATTTACAACCTTGGTTCTG GTAATGATAAGGATCTTATCAACAAGATTCAAGACCCATATTATTTGAGTCAAGTTGCTCAAACATTCAAAGATGTCTCGGATGCAGTGAAAGAATTCGAACCGTCGTCAGGACCATGGGTTGGGGAATCTGGTGGAGCCTATAACAGTGGTGGCAAAGATGTGTCAAATACTTTTGTTAATGGCTTTTG GTACCTTGACCAGCTGGGAATGACATCAACCTTCAACCACAAAGTTTATTGTAGACAAGCACTAGTTGGAGGAAACTATGGTTTGCTAGACACCACAACCTTCATTCCTAACCCAGATTATTATGG AGCTCTTTTGTGGCATCGCTTAATGGGAAGCAAAGTGCTTTCTGTTTCTCATGAAGGATCGCCATATTTGCGTGCATACGTTCATTGCTCGAAGACAGAG TCTGGTATCGCCGTGCTACTCATAAACATGTCCAATTCCACCACTTTCGAAGTATCACTACTCAATGATATGAATCTGTACCCGGAAGTAGTTTTTAAAAACACGCAGAGAGAAGAGTACCATTTGACACCCAAAGATGGTAACATTCAAAGTAAGGTGGTGCTGTTGAATGGAACTCCACTAGTGCTGACCCAGTCACTCCACATCCCAGAAATGAAACCAAAGCTGGTTGATCCATCTTCTCCAGTCAAAGTGAAGCATGATTCAATTGTGTTCGTGCATAGCAAGAGTTTCAATGCACCAGCGTGTATGTAG
- the LOC114387182 gene encoding probable leucine-rich repeat receptor-like protein kinase At1g35710 encodes MFILQLDTAFAHSTQLQLIKSLTFSLLSSNLNSILENQNQRQLKIQNKHLTQHQHFRSTFPLSQQRKRKEKPILQRQQGTKERSISRSALKMARAPFTSFPFVLIILLSIVHLSHCKTLKRDVKALNEIKASLGWRVVYAWVGDDPCGDGDLPPWSGVTCSTVGDYRVVTELEVYAVSIVGPFPTAVTSLLDLTRLDLHNNKLTGPIPPQIGRLKRLKILNLRWNKLQDAIPPEIGELKSLTHLYLSFNNFKGEIPKELANLPDLRYLYLHENRLAGRIPPELGTLQNLRHLDAGNNHLVGTIRELIRIEGCFPALRNLYLNNNYFTGGIPAQLANLTSLEILYLSYNKMSGVIPSTVAHIPKLTYLYLDHNQFSGRIPEPFYKHPFLKEMYIEGNAFRPGVNPIGFHKVLEVSDGDFLV; translated from the exons ATGTTCATTCTCCAACTTGATACCGCGTTCGCTCACTCTACTCAACTTCAATTAATCAAATccctcactttctctctcttgtcTTCAAATCTCAATTCTATTTTGGAAAATCAGAATCAAAGACAGTTAAAAATACAGAACAAACATCTCACTCAACATCAACACTTCAGATCTACGTTTCCACTCTCACAACAacgaaaaaggaaagaaaaaccgATTCTACAGCGACAACAAGGAACGAAAGAACGATCGATTTCTCGAAGCGCCCTCAAAATGGCGCGTGCACCCTTCACTTCTTTCCCCTTCGTCCTCATTATCCTTCTGTCAATCGTCCACCTTTCGCACTGCAAGACCCTCAAACGTGACG TTAAGGCTTTGAACGAGATCAAGGCTTCGCTTGGGTGGAGAGTGGTGTATGCGTGGGTCGGTGATGACCCTTGTGGAGATGGGGATCTTCCTCCTTGGTCTGGTGTCACGTGTTCCACTGTCGGTGATTATCGTGTTGTTACCGAGCT TGAGGTGTATGCGGTGTCGATTGTTGGACCTTTTCCCACTGCTGTTACCAGCTTGTTGGATCTTACACGGCT TGATCTTCACAATAACAAGTTGACAGGGCCTATTCCTCCTCAAATTGGACGGTTGAAGCGTCTTAAAATACT AAATTTGAGGTGGAACAAACTACAGGATGCAATTCCTCCAGAAATTGGTGAGCTTAAAAGTTTGACGCATCT GTACCTAAGCTTCAACAATTTCAAGGGAGAAATTCCCAAGGAGCTAGCAAATCTTCCAGACCTTCGCTATCTATATCTCCATGAAAACCGTTTAGCTGGAAGAATACCACCGGAATTGGGCACACTGCAAAATCTTCGGCACTT GGATGCTGGTAACAATCATTTAGTGGGTACCATAAGGGAACTCATTCGTATTGAAGGTTGCTTTCCTGCACTACGCAATCT GTAtctaaacaataattattttactggaGGAATACCTGCACAACTTGCTAACCTAACCAGTCTTGAGATCTT GTACTTGTCCTACAACAAAATGTCTGGAGTTATACCATCCACTGTTGCTCATATTCCTAAATTGACATACTT GTACTTGGATCACAATCAGTTTTCAGGGAGAATTCCTGAACCCTTTTACAAGCATCCATTTTTGAAAGAAAT GTACATTGAGGGAAATGCATTCCGGCCTGGTGTCAACCCCATTGGTTTCCACAAAGTGCTTGAAGTTTCTGATGGAGACTTCCTCGTTTAA